From a single Phalacrocorax aristotelis chromosome 1, bGulAri2.1, whole genome shotgun sequence genomic region:
- the LOC142064884 gene encoding C-type lectin domain family 4 member E-like isoform X1, with product MASEITYAEVKFNNASPAAVVKVPPEMKKHEHHSQKYPSWLPWLISLLLLLVCIALIIFLLVASFSHSSDQPTALQQKFMEWWCVSAVPQGKGQGWTCCPKGWKQFQEMCYYLADDEMSCAESVQNCTGMGSHLVVINSEAEQVFLTNELRQYPLARNYYIGLNAQVVGQWQWVDQTPYNAAAAFWRSGEPSNVAAEKCAAIHTSSVTRNWNDVRCEEHYRICEAAAVTV from the exons ATGGCATCAGAAATCACCTACGCTGAGGTGAAGTTCAACAATGCATCACCAGCTGCAGTGGTCAAAG TACCTCCTGAAATGAAGAAGCATGAGCACCACTCCCAGAAATACCCTTCTTGGCTCCCGTGGCTGATCTCACTGCTGCTCCTCTTGGTGTGCATTGCCCTTATCATTTTCCTCCTTG tCGCATCCTTCTCCCATAGCAGCGACcagcccacagccctgcagcagaaatTCATGGAGTGGTGGTGCGTCTCTGCAGTGCCACAAGGGAAAG GGCAAGGCTGGACGTGCTGCCCGAAGGGCTGGAAACAATTTCAAGAAATGTGTTACTACCTTGCGGATGATGAGATGTCTTGTGCTGAGAGTGTGCAGAACTGCACTGGGATGGGCTCCCACCTGGTGGTGATCAACAGCGAAGCAGAGCAG GTTTTCCTCACTAACGAGCTACGACAATATCCACTAGCACGGAATTACTACATCGGTCTGAATGCACAGGTGGTAGGCCAGTGGCAGTGGGTGGACCAGACTCCATATAATGCGGCGGCAGC GTTCTGGCGGAGTGGGGAACCAAGTAATGTGGCTGCTGAGAAGTGCGCTGCAATCCATACGAGTTCAGTAACGCGTAACTGGAACGATGTCCGATGTGAGGAGCATTATCGCATTTGTGAAGCTGCAGCAGTAACTGTGTGA
- the LOC142064884 gene encoding C-type lectin domain family 4 member E-like isoform X2 yields MIFLSPVGDVGCDVPPEMKKHEHHSQKYPSWLPWLISLLLLLVCIALIIFLLVASFSHSSDQPTALQQKFMEWWCVSAVPQGKGQGWTCCPKGWKQFQEMCYYLADDEMSCAESVQNCTGMGSHLVVINSEAEQVFLTNELRQYPLARNYYIGLNAQVVGQWQWVDQTPYNAAAAFWRSGEPSNVAAEKCAAIHTSSVTRNWNDVRCEEHYRICEAAAVTV; encoded by the exons ATGATTTTTCTGTCCCCAGTGGGAGATGTTGGCTGTGACG TACCTCCTGAAATGAAGAAGCATGAGCACCACTCCCAGAAATACCCTTCTTGGCTCCCGTGGCTGATCTCACTGCTGCTCCTCTTGGTGTGCATTGCCCTTATCATTTTCCTCCTTG tCGCATCCTTCTCCCATAGCAGCGACcagcccacagccctgcagcagaaatTCATGGAGTGGTGGTGCGTCTCTGCAGTGCCACAAGGGAAAG GGCAAGGCTGGACGTGCTGCCCGAAGGGCTGGAAACAATTTCAAGAAATGTGTTACTACCTTGCGGATGATGAGATGTCTTGTGCTGAGAGTGTGCAGAACTGCACTGGGATGGGCTCCCACCTGGTGGTGATCAACAGCGAAGCAGAGCAG GTTTTCCTCACTAACGAGCTACGACAATATCCACTAGCACGGAATTACTACATCGGTCTGAATGCACAGGTGGTAGGCCAGTGGCAGTGGGTGGACCAGACTCCATATAATGCGGCGGCAGC GTTCTGGCGGAGTGGGGAACCAAGTAATGTGGCTGCTGAGAAGTGCGCTGCAATCCATACGAGTTCAGTAACGCGTAACTGGAACGATGTCCGATGTGAGGAGCATTATCGCATTTGTGAAGCTGCAGCAGTAACTGTGTGA